In Aricia agestis chromosome 14, ilAriAges1.1, whole genome shotgun sequence, one genomic interval encodes:
- the LOC121733725 gene encoding early nodulin-75-like — protein MPPPHALPCGPDCGRGFCLPHCYHRNRPPLPPHLWQPPPPPYLPPPPHYGPPHHGPPHHGPPHHSPPHHGPPHHGPPHHGPPHHGHHHHHHHHHHSPGPQPR, from the coding sequence ATGCCACCACCCCACGCGCTACCATGTGGTCCTGATTGCGGCCGAGGCTTCTGCCTCCCGCACTGCTACCATCGCAACAGGCCCCCACTACCACCGCATCTGTGGCAGCCGCCCCCTCCGCCATACCTGCCACCGCCCCCGCACTACGGACCACCGCATCACGGCCCACCACATCACGGCCCACCACATCACAGCCCACCACATCACGGCCCACCCCATCACGGACCACCGCACCACGGACCACCGCACCACggccaccaccaccaccatcaTCACCACCACCATAGTCCGGGACCACAGCCGAGATAA